The Nitrospira tepida genome includes a window with the following:
- a CDS encoding acetate/propionate family kinase, whose product MKVLVINSGSSSIKFRLVDVVEESNGALTTGPALLQGSIKGIGSHTSFEVLGEHEDRSGAIEIRDHAQALRVLFDRLAGSLGGIDAVGHRVVHGADRFVESTLITEEVEAGIDALSELAPLHNPACLAGIRGTREVLGSKLPMVAVFDTAFHKTMPAIAKQYAIPRELADRHRISRYGFHGIAHASLAHGYAATTGTPLERARLITLQLGNGCSVAAIAQGRSVETSMGFTPLEGLVMGTRSGDVDASIISYLCEREKAEPAEVERWLNERSGLLGLSGRSSDMRELLRAAEQEQDQRVMFAIDLFCYRVRKYLGAYLAVLGGADAIVFGGGIGENAPEIRDRICRNMGWCGLRLDPDRNRASVGLAPGQAARISVEESRPSAYVVAADEETWIARETVRCVRGGRS is encoded by the coding sequence ATGAAGGTTTTGGTGATCAACAGCGGGAGTTCGTCGATTAAGTTTCGCCTGGTGGACGTCGTTGAGGAGTCGAACGGCGCCCTGACAACCGGACCGGCCTTGCTTCAGGGCTCGATCAAAGGGATCGGAAGCCACACGAGCTTCGAGGTGCTGGGCGAGCATGAGGACCGGTCGGGGGCCATAGAGATTCGGGACCATGCACAGGCGCTGAGGGTGCTGTTCGATCGTCTGGCCGGTTCGCTCGGTGGGATCGACGCGGTCGGGCATCGGGTGGTCCACGGAGCAGATCGCTTTGTGGAGTCCACGTTAATCACGGAAGAGGTTGAAGCCGGCATCGACGCGCTGTCCGAATTGGCCCCGCTGCACAATCCCGCTTGTCTTGCAGGGATCCGGGGAACCAGGGAGGTGCTGGGCTCCAAGCTGCCGATGGTGGCCGTGTTCGACACGGCCTTCCACAAGACCATGCCGGCTATTGCCAAACAATACGCGATTCCCAGGGAACTGGCCGACCGGCATCGGATCAGCCGTTACGGGTTTCACGGGATTGCCCATGCGTCGCTCGCCCATGGCTATGCGGCAACCACGGGAACCCCGTTGGAACGAGCACGGTTGATTACGCTCCAATTGGGGAACGGCTGCTCCGTGGCGGCCATTGCGCAAGGCCGATCGGTGGAGACCTCGATGGGCTTCACGCCGTTGGAGGGATTGGTGATGGGCACCCGTTCCGGCGATGTGGATGCCTCGATCATCAGTTACCTGTGCGAGCGGGAAAAGGCCGAGCCGGCTGAAGTTGAACGGTGGCTCAACGAACGTTCCGGCCTCCTCGGATTGTCGGGGCGGTCGTCAGACATGCGGGAGTTGCTCCGCGCGGCTGAGCAGGAACAGGATCAACGGGTCATGTTCGCCATTGATCTGTTCTGCTATCGCGTGCGCAAGTACCTTGGCGCCTACCTTGCCGTGCTGGGCGGCGCCGATGCCATCGTCTTCGGAGGCGGGATCGGGGAAAATGCACCGGAGATCCGGGACCGGATTTGCCGGAACATGGGCTGGTGCGGCCTGAGGCTCGACCCAGACCGCAATCGAGCATCGGTAGGGCTTGCGCCGGGTCAGGCAGCACGGATCAGCGTGGAGGAATCTCGGCCGTCCGCCTATGTCGTCGCGGCGGATGAGGAAACCTGGATCGCCAGAGAGACGGTTCGCTGCGTGCGAGGAGGACGTTCATAA
- a CDS encoding type II toxin-antitoxin system VapC family toxin: MIAVDSNILVYAHREDSPWHERAYAHLLGLAERRAPWAIPWPCIHEFLAIVTHARIYAPPTPLQAAIDQIEAWMESPSLVLLSEPEDYWRQFRDVLQASRASGPQIHDARVAALCLQHGVLELWTADRDFGRFPGLTVRNPLVG; encoded by the coding sequence ATGATCGCCGTCGATAGCAATATTCTCGTGTATGCCCACCGCGAAGATTCCCCTTGGCACGAACGGGCCTATGCTCACCTCCTCGGACTGGCTGAGCGACGAGCGCCATGGGCCATACCATGGCCATGCATTCACGAATTTCTCGCCATTGTGACCCATGCGCGTATCTATGCTCCGCCGACTCCCCTGCAAGCGGCGATAGACCAGATTGAAGCTTGGATGGAATCACCGAGCCTTGTCCTCCTGTCGGAGCCCGAGGACTACTGGAGGCAATTCCGGGACGTGCTCCAGGCTTCCCGAGCGTCCGGTCCTCAAATCCATGACGCGCGAGTCGCGGCTCTATGCCTGCAACACGGAGTGCTTGAGTTGTGGACGGCGGATCGGGACTTTGGCCGATTTCCCGGGTTGACGGTTCGGAATCCCTTAGTCGGCTAA
- a CDS encoding DUF3015 family protein encodes MNTTLRRPLLAAMGIAVLGLALSACGTTKATSDSISNFLSSTTPGALYTEDGLVRQEQKINLFAGVAYENLRQESAAGGGEYVTALASLYEIPIAKHEEFAHILKTHHSDLFGKGLKEDRTAHLKMVETLNRALLADAFLHR; translated from the coding sequence ATGAATACCACACTTCGCCGGCCACTCTTGGCAGCCATGGGAATCGCGGTCCTGGGGCTTGCCCTGTCCGCCTGTGGCACAACCAAAGCCACGTCCGACTCGATTTCCAATTTCCTCTCCAGCACGACCCCGGGCGCTCTATACACGGAGGATGGCCTGGTGCGGCAGGAGCAGAAGATCAACCTGTTTGCCGGCGTAGCCTATGAAAATCTCCGCCAAGAATCGGCGGCGGGAGGAGGGGAATATGTGACGGCCCTGGCCTCCCTGTACGAGATCCCTATCGCCAAGCATGAAGAATTTGCACATATTCTCAAAACCCACCATTCCGACCTCTTCGGCAAAGGCCTCAAGGAAGATCGAACCGCGCATCTGAAGATGGTGGAGACCCTCAATCGGGCGCTCCTGGCCGATGCGTTTTTGCACCGCTAG
- a CDS encoding response regulator — MANQSITTPCQSPDHGAAFRPRVIFADDNAQFLDHAVQLMADECDILGTVSDGVAAVELVERLIPDIAVLDITMPIMDGLDVARRLRADGVQTKIIFLTVHDDPDYLREALDVGATGYVVKQRLVSDLPQAIQASLAGRRFVSATPNLQSIGSGENP; from the coding sequence GTGGCCAATCAATCCATTACGACGCCTTGCCAGAGCCCGGACCACGGGGCGGCGTTTCGCCCCCGCGTGATTTTCGCCGACGACAACGCGCAGTTTCTCGATCACGCCGTCCAGTTGATGGCTGATGAGTGCGACATTCTCGGCACGGTTTCCGACGGAGTCGCCGCGGTCGAGCTCGTGGAACGGCTGATCCCGGATATTGCAGTGCTGGATATCACCATGCCGATCATGGACGGCCTGGACGTGGCGCGGCGACTGCGAGCCGACGGCGTCCAGACCAAGATCATCTTCCTCACCGTCCATGACGATCCGGATTATCTTCGGGAGGCCTTGGACGTCGGCGCGACGGGCTACGTCGTCAAGCAACGGCTGGTCTCCGACCTGCCACAAGCCATACAGGCCTCGCTGGCCGGGCGCCGGTTCGTGTCGGCCACGCCGAATTTGCAATCCATTGGATCGGGGGAGAACCCGTGA
- a CDS encoding response regulator encodes MKLFRVLLADDHRLLLDAFTQLFEGYDEYDIVGTALDGRQLIAQALRLKPDIVIADVAMPLLNGLDALERLKQRLPHTAFIILTASEDPDLARRALEAGAMGYLLKSEASTRLFEALRAVRQGRRYMCPAMASVLEDIPRTGRSPLSGRRPLTPRQREVLQLLAEGRSMKEVAATLGMTPRTVAFHKYRVMDQFRLKSTADLVQFAIRERLISAL; translated from the coding sequence ATGAAGCTGTTCCGCGTGCTGCTCGCCGATGATCACCGTCTCCTGTTGGACGCCTTCACGCAATTGTTCGAGGGCTATGACGAGTATGACATCGTCGGCACGGCGCTGGACGGGCGCCAACTGATCGCCCAAGCGCTCCGCCTGAAACCGGACATCGTGATCGCCGACGTGGCCATGCCGTTGTTAAACGGACTGGACGCGCTGGAGCGCCTCAAGCAACGGCTTCCTCATACCGCGTTCATCATCCTTACGGCCAGCGAGGACCCGGATTTGGCGAGACGCGCCCTCGAAGCCGGCGCCATGGGATACCTGTTGAAGAGCGAGGCGTCCACGCGGTTATTCGAGGCTCTGCGAGCCGTTCGCCAGGGACGCCGGTATATGTGTCCTGCCATGGCGTCGGTGCTTGAGGACATTCCACGGACCGGCCGCTCACCACTGTCCGGCCGCCGGCCGCTGACGCCGAGACAACGTGAGGTGCTGCAACTCCTCGCCGAGGGGCGATCGATGAAGGAGGTGGCGGCCACGCTGGGGATGACTCCCCGCACGGTCGCCTTTCACAAGTATCGGGTTATGGATCAATTCCGACTCAAATCCACCGCCGACCTCGTGCAATTCGCCATTCGCGAGCGTCTTATCTCCGCTCTCTGA
- a CDS encoding type II toxin-antitoxin system VapB family antitoxin, whose translation MKTTIQIPDSLFEEARKVARRERTTLKALVEQGLRRIVSEHKRHHEFRLRKATFKGHGLHPHLAGASWEQIRELSYEGRGG comes from the coding sequence ATGAAGACGACCATACAAATACCTGATAGCCTTTTCGAGGAGGCGCGCAAGGTAGCCCGCCGGGAGCGGACGACCTTGAAGGCTCTGGTCGAACAGGGGCTTCGCAGGATTGTTTCAGAGCACAAACGGCATCACGAATTCCGCCTTCGCAAAGCCACATTTAAAGGCCATGGGTTGCATCCGCATCTCGCGGGAGCCTCCTGGGAGCAAATTCGGGAATTGAGCTACGAAGGCCGCGGCGGATGA
- the pfp gene encoding diphosphate--fructose-6-phosphate 1-phosphotransferase, with protein MTETVAILVGGGPAPGINGVISAATIRCLDEGWKVLGIEQGFKWIMRGDLSKVVPLTLERMSRLHFRGGSLLKTSRANPTKNPSHLAQVLKSLDQLGVTGLVTIGGDDTCFSALSLERAAQGRLRVVHVPKTIDNDLDLPQGISTFGFQTARHVGTFAVTSILEDARTTGHWFFVVAMGRKAGHLALGIGKAAGATLTMIPEEFRDRPIKLATVADILAGAIIKRLSLGREDGVAVLAEGLAEIMSPDDLTALASVARDDHGHVELADLDLGRVLKEEVLKRLAPYGLSPTIRVKDLGYELRCADPIPFDMEYCRDLGCSAAEYLISGGTGAMVSIVNGACSPIPFGRILDPATQRTRVRMVDVASESYRIARRYMVRLDESDFAERERLARCAAVAGLTAEAFRERFAAVAAHERGAPALPSSGNH; from the coding sequence ATGACGGAGACAGTCGCCATACTGGTCGGCGGAGGGCCGGCGCCGGGCATCAATGGGGTGATCAGCGCTGCGACGATTCGATGCCTCGATGAGGGCTGGAAGGTCCTGGGTATCGAGCAAGGGTTCAAATGGATCATGCGGGGGGACTTGAGCAAGGTCGTGCCATTGACCCTTGAACGGATGAGCCGGCTTCACTTTCGCGGCGGATCGCTGCTCAAGACCTCACGTGCGAACCCGACCAAAAATCCCAGCCATCTGGCCCAGGTGTTGAAAAGTCTGGACCAACTCGGCGTAACGGGACTGGTCACGATCGGAGGAGACGATACCTGTTTTTCAGCCCTTTCGCTCGAACGGGCCGCACAGGGCCGCCTGCGCGTTGTACACGTCCCCAAGACCATCGATAATGACCTTGATCTTCCGCAGGGCATCTCGACCTTTGGATTCCAGACCGCTAGGCACGTCGGGACCTTTGCGGTCACGAGCATCCTCGAAGATGCGCGCACAACCGGCCATTGGTTTTTTGTCGTGGCTATGGGACGCAAGGCCGGGCATCTGGCACTGGGAATCGGCAAAGCGGCCGGGGCGACACTCACGATGATTCCGGAGGAGTTTCGCGACAGACCCATCAAACTCGCGACAGTGGCCGATATTCTCGCGGGCGCGATCATCAAGCGGCTGAGTCTGGGCCGGGAAGATGGCGTCGCCGTACTGGCGGAAGGTTTGGCGGAGATCATGAGCCCCGACGACCTGACGGCTTTGGCTTCCGTCGCGCGCGACGACCATGGTCATGTGGAACTGGCGGATCTCGATCTGGGCCGTGTGCTGAAGGAGGAAGTCCTGAAGCGCCTGGCTCCTTACGGCCTCTCCCCGACCATTCGGGTCAAGGACCTGGGCTATGAATTGCGGTGCGCGGATCCCATTCCGTTCGACATGGAATACTGTCGTGATCTCGGGTGCTCCGCAGCGGAGTACCTGATCAGCGGGGGGACGGGGGCGATGGTCTCGATTGTCAACGGTGCCTGTTCGCCGATCCCGTTCGGCAGGATTCTCGATCCCGCCACGCAACGGACCAGGGTCCGCATGGTGGATGTGGCGTCGGAGTCCTATCGAATTGCCCGGCGCTATATGGTCCGATTGGACGAGAGCGATTTTGCGGAGCGCGAACGCCTGGCTCGTTGCGCCGCGGTGGCGGGGCTCACCGCCGAGGCCTTCCGGGAACGATTTGCCGCGGTGGCGGCGCATGAACGGGGCGCACCAGCACTCCCGTCGTCGGGGAATCACTGA